One genomic region from Phragmites australis chromosome 1, lpPhrAust1.1, whole genome shotgun sequence encodes:
- the LOC133886827 gene encoding uncharacterized protein LOC133886827, protein MALATALAKLLRGGRSGVSSSHLLPAIGRRMPQGGLAPLLPRLGSSRAAPAAGISRGINTESLPELDVMRKTYLHINGSFEPYNSKYIILDLEERMCKIGHHVQLYGRHWVYPAVTAGVVFVMVLTVMVGHRDQNDNEKTLIKFNQKLAKAQSDVEKLRVARNKSEKHQS, encoded by the exons ATGGCTTTGGCGACGGCGTTGGCGAAGCTGCTCCGCGGCGGGCGTTCCGGCGTATCCTCCTCCCACCTGCTGCCGGCGATCGGCCGCCGGATGCCGCAGGGGGGGCTCGCCCCGCTCCTTCCGCGCCTGGGATCGTCTCGGGCCGCCCCCGCTGCGGGCATCAGTCGTGGCATCAACACG GAGTCCTTACCTGAGTTGGATGTGATGAGGAAGACCTATTTGCATATCAATGGCTCTTTCGAG CCGTACAACTCAAAGTATATTATTCTGGATCTTGAAGAGCGGATGTGTAAGATAGGTCACCACGTACAGTTGTACGGTAGACACTGGGTTTACCCTGCAGTCACAGCTGGTGTTGTGTTTGTGATGGTGTTGACGGTTATGGTTGGTCACCGAGATCAAAATGATAATGAGAAGACTTTAATCAAGTTCAACCAAAAATTGGCAAAGGCTCAGTCAGATGTTGAGAAGCTAAGGGTAGCCCGCAACAAGTCTGAGAAGCATCAATCTTGA
- the LOC133912828 gene encoding uncharacterized protein LOC133912828 isoform X1: MDYPIHQASNTSLGYFAPSLFPLEHSRARRHFPLEHSRAMSQLLRRLGRHLPWVMAAAPHRRPWEAPSACVCPRPQVVSGLHSLSGEFNKFHAGQPLRSALTLPAFRYNSTQFIASRAYSSSSEEEYLRLVKGLHQELVKLNDDVSVMQNVVLMFFGILLAATVALPVEISMADAKNTSMATDFKQGMVKLDALQKEITKLMDLKDTPGPADASGTPSAAEPTPSAEPTPSAEPTSSATTSSGSS, from the exons ATGGATTACCCAATCCACCAAGCGAGCAACACAAG CCTAGGGTATTTCGCCCCCTCCCTTTTCCCCCTCGAGCACTCCCGAGCGCGCCGCCACTTCCCCCTCGAGCACTCCCGAGCCATGTCTCAGCTTCTACGTCGCTTGGGTCGCCATCTCCCATGGGTGATGGCCGCGGCTCCACACCGCCGCCCCTGGGAAGCCCCCTCTGCCTGTGTCTGCCCGCGGCCACAG GTTGTATCTGGCCTTCACTCACTGTCGGGAGAGTTCAACAAGTTTCACGCAGGCCAACCCCTCCGTTCTGCCCTAACG TTACCAGCTTTCCGATATAACTCTACGCAGTTCATCGCGTCTCGAGCTTACTCATCTTCTTCGGAGGAG GAGTACCTTCGCCTGGTGAAGGGGTTGCATCAGGAGTTGGTGAAGCTTAACGATGATGTAAGTGTTATGCAAAATGTGGTTCTGATGTTTTTTGGGATCTTGCTTGCTGCCACTGTGGCCCTGCCAGTGGAGATCAGCATGGCAGACGCCAAAAACACCTCTATGGCCACTGACTTCAAGCAAGGAATGGTCAAACTAGACGCTCTGCAGAAAGAAATCACTAAACTGATGGACCTGAAGGACACACCGGGACCAGCTGATGCCTCGGGGACACCGTCGGCTGCTGAGCCTACCCCCAGTGCTGAGCCTACCCCCAGTGCTGAGCCTACCTCGTCGGCTACTACTTCATCTGGCTCGTCTTGA
- the LOC133912828 gene encoding uncharacterized protein LOC133912828 isoform X3, producing the protein MSEPIHPRDMAWLTIVAALDNGLPNPPSEQHKVVSGLHSLSGEFNKFHAGQPLRSALTLPAFRYNSTQFIASRAYSSSSEEEYLRLVKGLHQELVKLNDDVSVMQNVVLMFFGILLAATVALPVEISMADAKNTSMATDFKQGMVKLDALQKEITKLMDLKDTPGPADASGTPSAAEPTPSAEPTPSAEPTSSATTSSGSS; encoded by the exons ATGTCTGAACCGATTCATCCACGAGACATGGCATG GCTAACCATCGTTGCTGCCCTCGACAATGGATTACCCAATCCACCAAGCGAGCAACACAAG GTTGTATCTGGCCTTCACTCACTGTCGGGAGAGTTCAACAAGTTTCACGCAGGCCAACCCCTCCGTTCTGCCCTAACG TTACCAGCTTTCCGATATAACTCTACGCAGTTCATCGCGTCTCGAGCTTACTCATCTTCTTCGGAGGAG GAGTACCTTCGCCTGGTGAAGGGGTTGCATCAGGAGTTGGTGAAGCTTAACGATGATGTAAGTGTTATGCAAAATGTGGTTCTGATGTTTTTTGGGATCTTGCTTGCTGCCACTGTGGCCCTGCCAGTGGAGATCAGCATGGCAGACGCCAAAAACACCTCTATGGCCACTGACTTCAAGCAAGGAATGGTCAAACTAGACGCTCTGCAGAAAGAAATCACTAAACTGATGGACCTGAAGGACACACCGGGACCAGCTGATGCCTCGGGGACACCGTCGGCTGCTGAGCCTACCCCCAGTGCTGAGCCTACCCCCAGTGCTGAGCCTACCTCGTCGGCTACTACTTCATCTGGCTCGTCTTGA
- the LOC133912828 gene encoding uncharacterized protein LOC133912828 isoform X2 — translation MKKALASIIRSLGYFAPSLFPLEHSRARRHFPLEHSRAMSQLLRRLGRHLPWVMAAAPHRRPWEAPSACVCPRPQVVSGLHSLSGEFNKFHAGQPLRSALTLPAFRYNSTQFIASRAYSSSSEEEYLRLVKGLHQELVKLNDDVSVMQNVVLMFFGILLAATVALPVEISMADAKNTSMATDFKQGMVKLDALQKEITKLMDLKDTPGPADASGTPSAAEPTPSAEPTPSAEPTSSATTSSGSS, via the exons atgaaAAAGGCCTTAGCAAGCATTATACGCAGCCTAGGGTATTTCGCCCCCTCCCTTTTCCCCCTCGAGCACTCCCGAGCGCGCCGCCACTTCCCCCTCGAGCACTCCCGAGCCATGTCTCAGCTTCTACGTCGCTTGGGTCGCCATCTCCCATGGGTGATGGCCGCGGCTCCACACCGCCGCCCCTGGGAAGCCCCCTCTGCCTGTGTCTGCCCGCGGCCACAG GTTGTATCTGGCCTTCACTCACTGTCGGGAGAGTTCAACAAGTTTCACGCAGGCCAACCCCTCCGTTCTGCCCTAACG TTACCAGCTTTCCGATATAACTCTACGCAGTTCATCGCGTCTCGAGCTTACTCATCTTCTTCGGAGGAG GAGTACCTTCGCCTGGTGAAGGGGTTGCATCAGGAGTTGGTGAAGCTTAACGATGATGTAAGTGTTATGCAAAATGTGGTTCTGATGTTTTTTGGGATCTTGCTTGCTGCCACTGTGGCCCTGCCAGTGGAGATCAGCATGGCAGACGCCAAAAACACCTCTATGGCCACTGACTTCAAGCAAGGAATGGTCAAACTAGACGCTCTGCAGAAAGAAATCACTAAACTGATGGACCTGAAGGACACACCGGGACCAGCTGATGCCTCGGGGACACCGTCGGCTGCTGAGCCTACCCCCAGTGCTGAGCCTACCCCCAGTGCTGAGCCTACCTCGTCGGCTACTACTTCATCTGGCTCGTCTTGA